A window from Tenacibaculum singaporense encodes these proteins:
- a CDS encoding porin: protein MNCKTILTSVSMFVLLYTHAQQTNAPKFGKGIFNLVGKDSTWSMNMGARMQFLATAEWDSNKDGLYNPTSSMLVRRARLKFKGFAFSPKLKYKMELGLSNRDISGASEHTGNAPRYILDAVLKWNFHQNFELWFGQTKLPGNRERVISSANMQLVDRSLLNKRFNIDRDMGIQLRHHFNLSDTFIVREALAFSQGEGRNVTVGNLGGHQYTAHLELLPFGKFEGKGDYIGGDLKREQTPKLAIGMSYDFNNNAVKTRSNQGTYMVNDEGYYQTDISTFFMDAMFKYKGFSFMGEYSYRDAKDPIAKNSDGTLTGEIVQVGSGLNLQSGYLFAKNWEVSGRFTNISLDKNITGKGTENQYTIGLSKYIVGHKLKVQTDISYLDIAAATNQLMYRLQVDIHL from the coding sequence ATGAACTGTAAGACAATACTTACCTCAGTAAGTATGTTTGTATTACTTTACACGCATGCACAACAAACAAACGCACCAAAGTTTGGTAAAGGTATATTTAACCTAGTAGGAAAGGATAGTACTTGGTCTATGAATATGGGTGCTAGAATGCAATTTTTAGCAACAGCAGAATGGGATTCTAACAAAGATGGTTTATATAACCCAACATCTTCAATGTTAGTAAGAAGAGCTCGTTTAAAATTTAAAGGATTTGCTTTTTCCCCTAAATTAAAATATAAAATGGAGCTTGGACTATCTAATAGAGATATTAGTGGAGCTTCAGAACACACAGGAAATGCACCAAGATATATTTTAGATGCTGTTTTAAAATGGAATTTCCATCAAAACTTCGAGTTATGGTTTGGACAAACCAAACTACCAGGAAACCGTGAACGTGTTATTTCTTCAGCAAATATGCAATTAGTAGATCGTTCTTTATTGAATAAACGATTTAATATTGATAGAGATATGGGGATACAATTAAGGCATCATTTTAATTTATCTGATACATTTATCGTAAGAGAAGCTTTAGCTTTTTCACAAGGGGAAGGAAGAAACGTTACCGTAGGAAACCTTGGTGGACATCAATATACTGCTCATTTAGAGCTTTTGCCTTTTGGAAAATTTGAAGGTAAGGGAGATTATATAGGCGGGGATTTAAAGAGAGAACAAACACCTAAACTTGCTATTGGTATGAGTTATGACTTTAATAACAATGCCGTAAAAACTAGAAGTAACCAAGGTACTTATATGGTTAATGATGAAGGGTATTATCAGACAGACATTTCAACCTTTTTTATGGATGCAATGTTTAAATACAAAGGATTTTCTTTTATGGGAGAATATTCATATAGAGATGCAAAAGATCCTATTGCAAAAAACTCAGACGGAACTCTTACTGGAGAAATTGTACAAGTGGGAAGCGGTTTAAATCTTCAGTCAGGATATTTATTTGCTAAAAACTGGGAAGTATCTGGTCGTTTCACTAATATTTCTTTAGACAAAAACATTACAGGAAAAGGGACTGAAAATCAATACACAATAGGATTATCAAAGTACATTGTTGGTCATAAATTAAAAGTACAAACCGATATTAGCTACTTAGATATAGCAGCAGCTACAAATCAATTAATGTATAGATTACAGGTAGATATCCACCTTTAA